The DNA region CGCTGGAGCCGTTCCGCGTCGTCTTCGTGTGCACCGGTAACATCTGCCGCTCACCCATGGCCGACGTGGTGCTGCGTGCGTTCGCGGATGCCGGCAGCGTGGGTGAACGGGTCAGCTCGACCAGCGCCGGAACCGGCGACTGGCACGTCGGCGAGCGCGCGGATCAACGCACCCTGGAGGCGCTGGATCGCCGCGGGTACGACGGGACCCGGCACCGCGCGCGGCAGTTCACGCACGCCGACTTCGCGCGCAACGACCTCGTCGTGGCCCTGGACCGCAGCCATGAGCGCATTCTGCACGGCTGGGCGCGTTCGGATGCGGACTCGGACAAGATCGCGCTGCTGATGTCCTTCGACTCCTCCGCTCGCACGCTCGACGTTCCCGATCCGTATTACGCCGGGCCGGGCATGTTCGATGACGTCCTGCTGATGATCGAGAGCGCGAGCCATGCGCTCTACCGGCAGATCGAGCCTGCGATCCGGTCAACGATCCGACACAGGTAGGCGAGCAGGCGTCTCGGCGTCGGCTCCACCGACACCGTGTCAGTGGCCGTCGTGGTGTTTCCTGCGGCGTCCCTCGCCTCGTACGTGAAGGAGTAGGTCGCGCCGACGACCGCTTTCACGGCGAAGCTGCGGTCGGAGAGCTGACGCACGACCGCCTTCTTGCTGCCCTCCGCGGTGGCGGACAGGAGCCGGACCGTCACCTCGCCGCTGTCGTCGGCCGCGTCGGCCGTCACCGTCACCGTGCGGGTCTTGCCGTTGGGCGGAAAGAGGAAAGCCGGATCTGCCGTCACGGTCAGCGCCGGCGCCACCGTGTCCGGCAGGCTCAGGTCCACGCCCACGATCACCGGGTCGTGGTCGCTGGAGCGGTACGGGTCCGGCGCGAACAGGGCATCCTGCGCGGGCGCCTTGAACGACATGTCGTAGTCGATGAGGCTCGGCTCGTCCGCGTTGATGTGCCACGCCGCCGCTCCGGTCACATCGGCGACCAGAGCCGGTCCGGCGAGCGCGTAGTCGAGGTAGCCGAGCTGGCCGTCGAACACGTAGGAGTACGCGCCCTCGCCCTGGTATCGGGCGAGCAGGTCGGCGAACCCGCTCGTCAGCAGCGCGGCGATCGGCGCCTCCTTGTCGTACGAGTTGAGGTCTCCGATGATCAGCTCGCGGCCGGCGCCCTGTCCGGTCGGATCGGTGGCCAGCCAGTCGCCGAGCGCGGCGGCGGCCTGCGTCCGCGTGATGTTGCAGTTTCCGGCGCCGTCGCCGGTATCTGGGTCGCCGACGGCGTTGCAGTCGGACCCCTTGGATTTGAGGTGGTTCACCACGACCGTGATCGTGCCGCCCTCCGCGTCGGCGAAGGTCTGGGTCAGCCCCGGCCGGTTGTATTCGTCCAACCAGCGCGGGTCCTTGCTCTCGTCCATCAGCGCGAAGTCCCCGACGGGGGTGAGCACGGCCGGCTTGTAGATCAGAGCGGTGGTGATCACGTCCGAGCCGATCGGTCCGGTCTCGATGAGGTCGTAGACGTCCGCCCCGAGGTACTCGTTCAGCGCCGCGGTCAGCGTGGCCAGTGCGGTCCCGTTGTTCTCGATCTCGATCAAGCCGAACACGTCCGCGTCGATCTGCGCGAGCGCCGCGACGATCTTGGCCTCCTGCCGCTCGAACTCGACCGGGTCGTTCGCGCCGCGCGCGTCCGGCCCGGTCAGGGTGGTGAAGTAGTTCAGCACGTTGAAGCTGGACACGGTGACGCGCCCGCCGACCTCCGGCGGCGCGGTGCGTGGGTTCGCCGCCGCGTGGTCGGCCCCTTGGGTCGGCTGCAGCGCCCACGTGTCGTCACGGTAGTCCAGGACACCGGTCGCGTCGGTGAGGAGGTCTCCGCCGCGGAAGGTGTTGACCAGCGTGAACACGTCGCCGTCGGGGTGGATCGCAGGATCGGGGTTCTGCACCGCGCGGCCGTCGTCGATCGTGATGCGCTCGGCGAGGTTCTGCTGCGCGAGGGCGGCCGCCTCCGCCGATCCCGGCGTGTACACCGCCGTCGGCGTCATCTGGCGGTCCAGGCCGACGTCGATCCTGCCGAACCGGCCGTACTCGAAGTACTCGAGGATCGTCAGCGTCTGCGGGAGCGTCACGTACATGCCCTCCACCGCTTCGCGCTGCTGGGCCGCGGCCGGCAACGTGAGCGGAACGGCATCCGGCAGCACCGCGCCCACGGCGCAGATCTCGGCGTCGGCAGCGTCGATGCCGGTCATCTGGTGAGCAGCGCCGGCCGTCCCGGATTCGCGCACCACGCCGGTCACGTTCACGACGTCGCCGACCGCGACATCCGTCCCGGTCGGCGCGGAGACGAAGATGCCGTCCGAGGATGCCGGGTCACCGTCACCGGCGTCCTGCACGTAGTAGCCGCCGAAGCCGCCGGCTTCCTGGAAGTCGCCGACGACCGTGCCCTCGACGCGCACTGCGGTCCCGGCCGCCGGCGAGAGCGCCCCTGTTCCCTGCACCGAGCCGATCGACGCGACCTCGAGATCGCACCCCGCCTCCCCGGGCGCAGGACCGACGGGCGGCGCCGTCAGCGAGTTGGCCGAGCCGGGGGTGTTGGCGGCCTCGCCGTCGATCAGCGTGCCGGGGATGCCGGGGGTGCCGGCGAGGTCGAAGTCGTTGCGCACCCAGTCGCCGACCGCGTCGCTGTCGGCGCCGTCCGGGATGCGGGAGGCGGCGCCGGGGGCGAACGGCAGACCGTCATAGGAGACGCCGAGGACAACTCCGCCGTAGGCCTGGTCGCCCGCACCGCCGTCGTGGACCGCGACCGCGTCGAGCACCGCGAACCCCAGACCGTCGTCGATGACGCCGTCGTCGTCCGCGTCGATGTCCGAGCCGGCAGCGGGGACCGTGCCGGTGACCAGCAGCAGGCTGACGGTGCCGTTCTCGAGCGCGTTGGCCGGGAGGGTCGCCAGCGAGCGGCCGGACGCGTCCGGTGCCGGGAAGGCGATGACCTCGTCCACGACACCGAGCGCGGGCATCGCGCCGCCGGCGTCGCCCTCGACCTCGAGCACGCGGGTGCCGGAGGAGTCGGCGTCGGCCGGGACCAGCAGTTCCACGTACTCGACGTCGGTGCCGGCGGTGCTGGCCGAGAACTCGTTGATCACGGGGCCGCCGTCGGCGGCGCCTGCGGCGGAGCTCACCCCCGACAGTCCGGCGATGAGCACAGCGGTGAGGAGGGATGCCGGGAGGACAGCGGGACGGCGCACAGCGCACTCCGATCCGGGGGGTCGTCGGAAGTTGCCGCCAGGGTATGCGAATCCCCCGACACGCAACACCCCCGGCCAGGTGCCCGCCGGGCACACCTGGCCGTCATCGCCGGGGCGGATCCGACAACCCGTCGGCCACCCGATCCGGGAAGCGACCGGAAGCCCCTCGGTATGATCGGACTGCGCGCCGGGTGCACCGCCCGGCAGTCCTCACTCCGTGCTCCGCCCCGCGATTGACCGTCGCCCGCGGTCGGAACGCGTCCCGACGGGAGTCCCGTGTCTTCTCTTCCCCCCCAGCCGCTGAGCCCGCTCGACGGTCGCTACTTCGCCGCGGTCGGCGACCTCGCCGACTACCTCTCCGAGGCCGGGCTGAATCGTGCACGCGTCGAGGTCGAGGTCGAGTGGCTGCTCACCCTCACCGACCGGTCGCTGTTCGGCACGACGCCCCTCGCCGAGACGGACAAGCAGCAGCTGCGCGCCCTGTACCGCGACTTCGGCCAGGTCGAGATCGACTGGCTCGCCGAGAAGGAGGCCGTGACCCGGCACGACGTGAAGGCGGTCGAGTACCTGGTGCGGGACCGCCTGGCCAGCCTCGGCCTGGACGGGATCGCCGAGCTGACCCACTTCGCGTGCACGAGCGAGGACATCAACTCGGCCTCCTACGCGCTGACCGTCCAGCGCGCCGTCACGACGGTGTGGCTGCCCAAGCTGCGCGCGGTGATCGACGCGCTGCGCATGCTGGCTCAGCAGCATCGGGATGCCGCGATGCTCGCGCGCACGCACGGTCAGCCCGCCACGCCCACCACGATGGGCAAGGAGATCGCAGTCTTCGTCTGGCGCCTGGAGCGGGTCGCGGCGCAGGTGGCGGCATCCGAGTATCTGGCCAAGTTCTCCGGCGCGACCGGCACCTGGTCCGCGCACCTCGCCGCCGATCCCGACGTGGACTGGCCGGCACTGACCCGCGCCTTCATCGAAGGTCTGGGAATCGGCTTCAACCCGCTGACCACCCAGATCGAGTCGCACGACTGGCAGGTGGAGCTCTACGACCGGGTCCGGCATGCCGGCGGCATCCTGCACAACCTCGCAACGGACGTATGGACGTACATCTCGCTCGGCTACTTCTCGCAGATCCCGGTCGCGGGCGCCACCGGGTCATCGACGATGCCGCACAAGATCAACCCGATCCGCTTCGAGAACGCCGAGGCGAATCTCGAGATCGCCGGCGGACTGCTCACCACTCTGGCCGCCACACTCGTGACATCGCGGCTGCAGCGCGACCTGACCGACTCCACCACGCAGCGCAACATCGGCGTCGCGCTCGGGCACTCGCTGCTCGCGCTGGACAACCTGCAGCGCGGTCTCGGCGAGATCTCGCTGGCCCAGCCGGTGCTGGATGCCGACCTCGACGCGAACTGGGAGGTCCTGGCCGAGGCGATCCAGACGGTGGTGCGGGCGGAGATCGCCGCCGGACGCTCCCAGATCACCGACCCCTACGCGCTGCTGAAGGACCTCACCCGCGGCCGCCGCGTGGGCGGCGCCCAGCTGGCCGAGTTCGTTGCGGGCCTGGACATCGGCGCGGCCGCCAAGCAGCGGCTTCTCGCGCTGACTCCCGCGACGTATGTCGGGCTCGCGTCGCAGCTGGTCGACCGGATCTAGTCGACCCCGATCCGTCAGATGCGCGTTCCGCCGGATGCCGCGGCATCCGGATCCGTGCCGTTCGCGTTCGTGCCGCCCGCCGAGCCGTTCGGCTTGTCGCGCGGAAGCAGGACAGGGCCGTCGATCGTCTTGTGCACCTGAGCCGGGTCGATCGCCAGCAGCAGCAGGGAGACCACCAGCAGGACCACGATGAAGGTGACGCCGGCGAAGATGAGCGCAAGTTGCAGCGCGGCGGGGGCCTGCTCGGGGCTGCGCTGCTGGAAGAACCCCATGGCGACGAGGGTGACCACGCCGGCGAACACGGCCGCGCCGAAGGCGAGGCCGAGCAGCTGCAGCGGCTTCATCAGGTCTCGGCGGGTGGGCTTGTCGTCGCTCATGAGACGCCCCTTTCGTCGTTCGTCGTGGGCGAGGCATCGGCGACCCGCAGTGCCGTGGGCGCGGTCGCGTCCGGATTCTGGGCGGTGATCGGCTGCGGTTTCCGCGGTGAGAATCCGGCGATCCCGAGGTAGACCGCGACGATCGCGGCGTAGGCGCCGAAGATGCCGACGGCGAGGATGATGCCGGTGAGCGTGAAGGTCGTGTCCGCCTCCTCCACCCGGTACTGCAGCGCGTACTGCGCCGGAACCAGCAGCAGCGCCAGGCCCAGCACGAGGGTCAGGATGCCGATCACCAGCGCATCGCGCGACT from Microbacterium sp. zg-B185 includes:
- a CDS encoding ExeM/NucH family extracellular endonuclease, with the translated sequence MRRPAVLPASLLTAVLIAGLSGVSSAAGAADGGPVINEFSASTAGTDVEYVELLVPADADSSGTRVLEVEGDAGGAMPALGVVDEVIAFPAPDASGRSLATLPANALENGTVSLLLVTGTVPAAGSDIDADDDGVIDDGLGFAVLDAVAVHDGGAGDQAYGGVVLGVSYDGLPFAPGAASRIPDGADSDAVGDWVRNDFDLAGTPGIPGTLIDGEAANTPGSANSLTAPPVGPAPGEAGCDLEVASIGSVQGTGALSPAAGTAVRVEGTVVGDFQEAGGFGGYYVQDAGDGDPASSDGIFVSAPTGTDVAVGDVVNVTGVVRESGTAGAAHQMTGIDAADAEICAVGAVLPDAVPLTLPAAAQQREAVEGMYVTLPQTLTILEYFEYGRFGRIDVGLDRQMTPTAVYTPGSAEAAALAQQNLAERITIDDGRAVQNPDPAIHPDGDVFTLVNTFRGGDLLTDATGVLDYRDDTWALQPTQGADHAAANPRTAPPEVGGRVTVSSFNVLNYFTTLTGPDARGANDPVEFERQEAKIVAALAQIDADVFGLIEIENNGTALATLTAALNEYLGADVYDLIETGPIGSDVITTALIYKPAVLTPVGDFALMDESKDPRWLDEYNRPGLTQTFADAEGGTITVVVNHLKSKGSDCNAVGDPDTGDGAGNCNITRTQAAAALGDWLATDPTGQGAGRELIIGDLNSYDKEAPIAALLTSGFADLLARYQGEGAYSYVFDGQLGYLDYALAGPALVADVTGAAAWHINADEPSLIDYDMSFKAPAQDALFAPDPYRSSDHDPVIVGVDLSLPDTVAPALTVTADPAFLFPPNGKTRTVTVTADAADDSGEVTVRLLSATAEGSKKAVVRQLSDRSFAVKAVVGATYSFTYEARDAAGNTTTATDTVSVEPTPRRLLAYLCRIVDRIAGSICR
- the purB gene encoding adenylosuccinate lyase — protein: MSSLPPQPLSPLDGRYFAAVGDLADYLSEAGLNRARVEVEVEWLLTLTDRSLFGTTPLAETDKQQLRALYRDFGQVEIDWLAEKEAVTRHDVKAVEYLVRDRLASLGLDGIAELTHFACTSEDINSASYALTVQRAVTTVWLPKLRAVIDALRMLAQQHRDAAMLARTHGQPATPTTMGKEIAVFVWRLERVAAQVAASEYLAKFSGATGTWSAHLAADPDVDWPALTRAFIEGLGIGFNPLTTQIESHDWQVELYDRVRHAGGILHNLATDVWTYISLGYFSQIPVAGATGSSTMPHKINPIRFENAEANLEIAGGLLTTLAATLVTSRLQRDLTDSTTQRNIGVALGHSLLALDNLQRGLGEISLAQPVLDADLDANWEVLAEAIQTVVRAEIAAGRSQITDPYALLKDLTRGRRVGGAQLAEFVAGLDIGAAAKQRLLALTPATYVGLASQLVDRI
- a CDS encoding low molecular weight protein-tyrosine-phosphatase produces the protein MTASALEPFRVVFVCTGNICRSPMADVVLRAFADAGSVGERVSSTSAGTGDWHVGERADQRTLEALDRRGYDGTRHRARQFTHADFARNDLVVALDRSHERILHGWARSDADSDKIALLMSFDSSARTLDVPDPYYAGPGMFDDVLLMIESASHALYRQIEPAIRSTIRHR
- a CDS encoding amino acid transporter, with amino-acid sequence MSDDKPTRRDLMKPLQLLGLAFGAAVFAGVVTLVAMGFFQQRSPEQAPAALQLALIFAGVTFIVVLLVVSLLLLAIDPAQVHKTIDGPVLLPRDKPNGSAGGTNANGTDPDAAASGGTRI